Sequence from the Desulfovibrionales bacterium genome:
TCAGCGTAGAATGGGTGCTCTGGGGGTATAGCATGGCCTTCGGCCCGGACATGGGAGGTGTGATTGGAGGCCTGGATTGGTTCGGGTTGAACGACGTGGGGTTGTCATCTTTTGCCGGTTATTCTGAAACGCTACCGCATCTTGCCTTCATGATCTTTCAGGGGATGTTCGCAGTAATAACCCCGGCCCTGATTACCGGCGCATTTGCGGAACGTATGAAGTTCAGTGCATTTTTGCTTTTCACCATATTATGGGTGACCCTGGTCTATAACCCCATCTGCCACTGGGTCTGGGGAGTAGGGGGGTGGATACGCAACCTCGGGGCCCTGGACTTTGCAGGCGGAACGGTCGTTCACATCAGTTCCGGCGCTTCTGCCCTGGCCGCGGCCTTGCTCATTGGGAAAAGAAAAGGCTATGGCACGGAACCCATGCATCCCCATAACCTGCCCATGACCATATTGGGGGCCGCCCTATTGTGGTTCGGATGGTTTGGTTTCAATGCCGGGAGCGCCCTTAGCTGCGGACCGCTGGCCGTCAATGCCTTTGTTACCACACACGCGGCAGCAGCATCAGCGGCCTTGACCTGGACAATCGTAGAATGGATATACCGCGGTAAGCCTACTACCCTGGGAACGGCGAGCGGGGCCGTGGCCGGCCTGGTGGGCATCACCCCGGCCTGCGGTTTTGTCGGCCTGCCGGCGGCCCTTATTATCGGAATGGTAGCTGGGGTTCTCTGCTACTTTGCCATCGTCATAAAAATGAAATTAGGCTATGATGACAGCCTGGACGTAGTAGGCATCCACGGTGTGGGCGGCACCTGGGGGGCCCTGGCTACCGGGCTTTTTGCGGACAAGGCCATCAATGCGGCCGGCGCAAATGGCCTTTTCTTCGGCAATCCAGGCCAACTGGGTATCCAGGCCCTCTCGGTTATTATCACGATCGGCTATGCCTTTATCATGTCCCTTATCATATTGAAGGCGCTGGATTGGATAATGGGCCTGCGGGTCAGCCCTGAGGACGAAGTGAGCGGGCTTGACCTCACCCAGCATAACGAAACAGCGTACAACTTATAAAGACCAAGCGCTCAGGAGGAGGCCGTGAAAAAGATAGAAGCGATTATTAAGCCGTTTAAGATTGACGAGGTAAAGGATGCCCTCAGCCTAATCGGGATAAAGGGCATGACCATTACCGAAGTAAAGGGTTTTGGACGTCAAAAGGGCCATAAGGAAGTCTATCGCGGGGCTGAATACGTGGTGGACTTTGTGCCCAAGATCAAGATTGAGGTGGTCATTGATGATGTGATGGTCGAGCGGGTGGTGGAAACTATTATAAAGAGCGCCCATACGGGAAAGATCGGTGACGGCAAGATATTTGTCTATTCCATAGATGAGGTGATTCGGATCAGGACAGGAGAAAAGGGCAAAGATGCGGTCTGAGGCCAATGGAGAAGTCACTTAAGGAGCATATCCGGCATCTTAAAGACCAGCGTGAAGCCATAAGGAATTCGCGAGACCCACAGCCCCCGGGCAGAGAAGCGGTTCGTGAGCTATCGGTAATAACGGATGTCTTCCTGGTCTCTGTATTCTATCAGGCAGAGAGAAAATGGCAAAAAAGCCATCCGGGAAGCCTTCGTTCCATAACCCTTGTCCCTGTCGGCGGCTATGGAAGAAATGAACTGGCGCTCTACTCTGATATCGATTTAATGATTCTCTGCGCCGGAGGATCAGACCCTGTGGCAGAATTCGTATCCGAAGAGATATTTTATCCCCTCTGGGATGCCGGCCTGGAGATAGGCCACAGCGTCAGGACCGTAACGGACTGCATCGACATCGCGGGAAAAAACTTTCACACCCAGACTTCTTTTCTGGACGCACGGTGCCTGGCCGGGAACAGAGGGCTTTTCGGAGAATTCAAAAAGAGATTCCATGAAAGGATTATCGAAGGACAAAGAAAAAAATTCTTAGAAAATATCCTGATAGAAAATCAGAAACGATATCAGAGATACGGCGAGGCGGCCTTCCTCCTGGAGCCGAATATCAAGGAGGGAAAGGGCGGCCTGAGAGATTACCATAGCATCCTGTGGACGGCCAAGGCCCTCTTTAATCTGTCCACCCTCGAGGAAATGGTAAATGCCGCCCTTCTCTCTCCGAATGACCGGACCTCCCTGGAGCAGTCTCTTGATTTCCTGTGGCGGATAAGAAACCGGCTTCATATCCTCACCGGCAGAAAAAACGATCAACTTTGCTTTGAATATCAGGAAGACATGGCCGGTACACTCGGATTTGCCGCAAGGGCAGATTTTCTCGAGGTAGAAGGACTTATGAGGGAATTCTACATGCATGCCTCGAATATCGAATATATTTCCTCTTTGTTTTTTGACCGTATCATGCATGCCTTAAAGATCAAGCCTCATGCCAAAACCGTGGCCTTACCCGATCGTATCCTGGAAAAAGGCGTATCTATTTACAAGGGAGAAATAAGGATAGACAGGCCCGAGGCCTTAATCAAAAAACCCTATCTGTTGCTGAAAATCTTTGAATACGCAGCGAGATACAAAGCAGAAATCCACCCGCGGACCGGACAGTTCATAAGAGATAACCTATGCCTGGTCAACGATTCATTCCGTTCTTCCCGCCGGACCAGCCGGTCTATGCTCAACCTTATGAAGCTGGGTTCGTCCGCCTTCAAACAACTGGAGGTTATGCTCCAAACCGGCCTCCTGGCCCTCTATATACCTGAATTTGAGAATATTCGCTGTCAGGTTCAACACGATGCCTATCACATTTATACGGTGGATAAACACTCCCTGTTGACCTTCCTGGAATTAAGCCTCATGCGGGAAGAAGACAAATACCCCTTTGCCGAGATAGACAGGCCTGAGTACCTCTTTCTAACCGCGCTGCTGCACGATATCGGCAAGGGTATAGGCCATAACCATGCCGAAAAAGGAGCGGATTTGATCCCGAAGATCGCCAAGAGAATGGGTCTGGAGGAGGAAGTCATCCGTGATATGGTTTTTCTCGTCCGCCATCACCTTCTTCTCGTTGATGTGGCCACGCGCCGGGATTTGGAAGATGAAAAGATTATTATTGAATGCGCCCAAAAGATTCAGGATATAAAAAGGTTGAACATGCTTTATCTTTTGACCATAGCCGATTCCAAAGCGACCGGGCCCCGGGCCTGGACAGCCTGGAAAGCTGCTCTGGTGGACGAACTTTACCTCAAAATCAAACACATCCTGCAACGAGGCGAATTAG
This genomic interval carries:
- a CDS encoding P-II family nitrogen regulator produces the protein MKKIEAIIKPFKIDEVKDALSLIGIKGMTITEVKGFGRQKGHKEVYRGAEYVVDFVPKIKIEVVIDDVMVERVVETIIKSAHTGKIGDGKIFVYSIDEVIRIRTGEKGKDAV
- a CDS encoding ammonium transporter — encoded protein: MVNSVDTMFVLLSAAMVMFMTPGLALFYGGMVRGKNVLGTIMQSFVILALISVEWVLWGYSMAFGPDMGGVIGGLDWFGLNDVGLSSFAGYSETLPHLAFMIFQGMFAVITPALITGAFAERMKFSAFLLFTILWVTLVYNPICHWVWGVGGWIRNLGALDFAGGTVVHISSGASALAAALLIGKRKGYGTEPMHPHNLPMTILGAALLWFGWFGFNAGSALSCGPLAVNAFVTTHAAAASAALTWTIVEWIYRGKPTTLGTASGAVAGLVGITPACGFVGLPAALIIGMVAGVLCYFAIVIKMKLGYDDSLDVVGIHGVGGTWGALATGLFADKAINAAGANGLFFGNPGQLGIQALSVIITIGYAFIMSLIILKALDWIMGLRVSPEDEVSGLDLTQHNETAYNL
- the glnD gene encoding [protein-PII] uridylyltransferase, which produces MEKSLKEHIRHLKDQREAIRNSRDPQPPGREAVRELSVITDVFLVSVFYQAERKWQKSHPGSLRSITLVPVGGYGRNELALYSDIDLMILCAGGSDPVAEFVSEEIFYPLWDAGLEIGHSVRTVTDCIDIAGKNFHTQTSFLDARCLAGNRGLFGEFKKRFHERIIEGQRKKFLENILIENQKRYQRYGEAAFLLEPNIKEGKGGLRDYHSILWTAKALFNLSTLEEMVNAALLSPNDRTSLEQSLDFLWRIRNRLHILTGRKNDQLCFEYQEDMAGTLGFAARADFLEVEGLMREFYMHASNIEYISSLFFDRIMHALKIKPHAKTVALPDRILEKGVSIYKGEIRIDRPEALIKKPYLLLKIFEYAARYKAEIHPRTGQFIRDNLCLVNDSFRSSRRTSRSMLNLMKLGSSAFKQLEVMLQTGLLALYIPEFENIRCQVQHDAYHIYTVDKHSLLTFLELSLMREEDKYPFAEIDRPEYLFLTALLHDIGKGIGHNHAEKGADLIPKIAKRMGLEEEVIRDMVFLVRHHLLLVDVATRRDLEDEKIIIECAQKIQDIKRLNMLYLLTIADSKATGPRAWTAWKAALVDELYLKIKHILQRGELATPQTTARIRKVLSRVKDGLTPELKNPAVSKHIENMPGDYLLTVTPHKIIRHLQLAQGLSNKKFALFIEAKNSFRELTVLAEDKPGLFAQISGVLALNDLDVLGTHIFTWGDGIAVDIFQLRELIEEPADEIKWEKVTDDLEKALSGRLSFDYRLAEKTTPLSFQTKKRGRSSKVVIDNEISDFYTVIEVYTDDHPGLLYPLSRTLFDMGLDIRSAKISTKVDQVVDVFYVRDLYGQKIYHPEQCEEVKKALLFKLKGDKRTG